In Methanofollis fontis, the following proteins share a genomic window:
- a CDS encoding DUF5683 domain-containing protein, with the protein MASPLIAVILSFFIPGLGQFYTGQLLKAVVLFVLAVIFGWFSTILIGIPFYLLVWVYSMYDAYTAAKESV; encoded by the coding sequence ATGGCATCCCCACTTATCGCCGTTATTCTCTCGTTCTTCATCCCCGGTCTCGGGCAGTTCTATACCGGGCAGCTCCTCAAGGCCGTCGTGCTCTTCGTGCTGGCGGTGATCTTCGGATGGTTCTCGACGATCCTGATCGGCATCCCGTTCTATCTGCTCGTCTGGGTCTATTCGATGTACGACGCCTATACGGCGGCGAAGGAGAGTGTGTAG
- a CDS encoding TMEM175 family protein, whose protein sequence is MDGNLHPDSIGFSKSRFEALTDGIFAIAMTLLVLGIAVPAHETIRSSTALVDVLTGLLPDLIHYVIAFFILHGMWISHHLLSRRMTYINRPFLNMNLFLLMAICVIPFTTSFSGDFTDIPLAAIVLEANLLVVGLLLLLQWWYVARTPHLLAPEFTPADLHKGAVRARVIPAISALGIMLALLGITWSTGVYLLLPVIFWGMSIAGRREKPEHQG, encoded by the coding sequence ATGGACGGAAATCTTCACCCGGACAGCATCGGGTTTTCAAAATCACGGTTTGAAGCACTGACAGACGGTATATTCGCCATTGCCATGACCCTTCTTGTTCTGGGGATCGCCGTTCCTGCCCATGAGACGATCCGTTCATCCACGGCCCTCGTCGATGTCCTCACCGGACTCCTCCCCGACCTGATCCACTACGTGATCGCATTCTTCATCCTTCACGGCATGTGGATCTCCCACCATCTCCTCTCCCGCCGGATGACCTATATCAACCGCCCCTTCCTGAACATGAACCTCTTTCTGCTGATGGCCATCTGCGTGATCCCCTTCACCACATCGTTCTCCGGAGATTTCACCGATATCCCGCTCGCCGCCATCGTGCTGGAGGCGAACCTCCTGGTCGTCGGTTTGCTCCTCCTCCTCCAGTGGTGGTATGTCGCCCGCACCCCGCACCTCCTCGCCCCGGAGTTCACCCCTGCCGACCTTCATAAGGGGGCTGTCAGGGCCCGCGTCATACCCGCCATCTCGGCACTCGGCATCATGCTGGCGCTGCTGGGGATCACCTGGAGCACAGGCGTCTACCTCCTCCTTCCGGTGATCTTCTGGGGCATGTCGATCGCCGGACGGCGGGAAAAGCCGGAACACCAGGGTTGA
- a CDS encoding ABC transporter ATP-binding protein, protein MIRCEHLTKVYNGVAAVDDLCLEIPPGEIFGLLGPNGAGKSTTILMLIGLIEPTSGACFIDGIEVAKNPIEVKHRIGYMPEDVGFYATLTAEENLEYSARLFGMDAAERRKRIPDLLSLVGLDGIEKQVGGYSKGMRQRLGLARALINDPSLIILDEPTANLDPQGVADYRRIIGETADNGTTVLVSSHILSEVNRVCTAAAILARGRLVASGTRDDLTGAATLDQEGIAIRIETYSPMPPFDDPAILSADYSETRQEARIVAQTDIRERIADRLLRANVPVRRIEAEQPDLEEVLLSYYGGEASS, encoded by the coding sequence ATGATACGTTGCGAACACCTGACCAAGGTGTACAATGGCGTTGCGGCCGTCGACGACCTCTGCCTCGAGATCCCGCCGGGCGAGATCTTCGGCCTCCTCGGTCCGAACGGCGCCGGGAAGAGCACCACCATCCTGATGCTCATCGGACTCATCGAACCGACCTCAGGGGCGTGTTTTATCGACGGCATCGAGGTGGCGAAGAACCCGATCGAGGTGAAGCACCGGATCGGCTACATGCCCGAGGACGTCGGTTTCTACGCCACCCTGACGGCCGAAGAGAACCTGGAGTACTCAGCGCGGCTCTTCGGCATGGACGCCGCCGAACGGCGGAAGCGGATCCCGGACCTCCTCTCCCTGGTCGGTCTCGACGGGATCGAGAAGCAGGTCGGCGGGTATTCGAAGGGGATGCGCCAGCGCCTCGGTCTTGCCAGGGCCCTGATCAACGATCCATCTCTGATCATCCTGGACGAACCCACGGCAAACCTGGACCCGCAGGGGGTGGCGGACTACCGGCGGATCATCGGTGAAACGGCGGATAACGGCACCACGGTGCTCGTCTCCTCCCATATCCTCTCCGAGGTGAACCGGGTCTGCACGGCGGCCGCCATCCTCGCCCGCGGCAGACTGGTGGCGAGCGGCACCCGGGACGACCTGACAGGGGCGGCGACCCTCGATCAGGAAGGGATCGCCATCCGCATCGAGACCTATTCCCCCATGCCCCCCTTCGACGACCCGGCGATCCTCTCGGCCGACTACTCGGAGACCAGGCAGGAGGCACGGATCGTGGCGCAGACGGATATCAGGGAGCGCATAGCCGACAGATTGCTCAGGGCAAACGTCCCGGTGCGCCGGATCGAGGCGGAGCAGCCCGACCTGGAGGAGGTCCTCCTCTCCTATTATGGCGGGGAGGCCTCCTCATGA
- a CDS encoding ABC transporter ATP-binding protein, with the protein MQERTAICARGLTKRFGTFEAVRAIDFTVHEGEAFGFLGPNGAGKTTTMRMIQCASPRSGGDLRIFGMDPETEPREIKAILGIVPQENNLDPDLTGRENLLSYARYFGVPPAEAEERVEDLLDFVEVRQKADVIIESLSGGMRRRLILARALINDPRVLILDEPTTGLDPQARHQIWERLRALQREGRTIVLTTHYMEEAERLCDRLVIMDGGEVLARGAPPDLIRSGIGRHVIEAEPTDAVRTCLERHGIEYEEGGESIQVPADDPAPISRTLLDECGAIRLSTRPATLEDVFLRLTGRRLRE; encoded by the coding sequence ATGCAGGAGCGCACCGCCATCTGTGCACGGGGGCTGACAAAGCGGTTCGGGACGTTCGAGGCGGTCAGGGCGATCGATTTCACCGTCCATGAGGGGGAGGCCTTCGGGTTTCTCGGCCCGAACGGCGCCGGAAAGACCACGACGATGCGGATGATCCAGTGCGCCTCGCCCCGCAGCGGCGGCGACCTCCGGATCTTCGGGATGGACCCGGAGACAGAGCCGCGGGAGATCAAGGCCATCCTCGGGATCGTACCGCAGGAGAACAACCTGGACCCCGACCTCACCGGCCGCGAAAATCTCCTCTCCTACGCCCGCTACTTCGGGGTCCCGCCTGCGGAAGCAGAAGAACGGGTGGAGGACCTCCTGGACTTCGTGGAGGTGCGCCAGAAGGCCGACGTGATCATCGAAAGCCTCTCCGGCGGTATGCGGCGGCGGCTGATCCTGGCCCGCGCCCTTATCAACGATCCCAGGGTACTGATCCTGGACGAACCCACCACCGGCCTCGACCCGCAGGCCCGCCACCAGATCTGGGAACGATTACGGGCCCTCCAGCGCGAGGGGCGGACGATCGTGCTCACCACCCACTACATGGAGGAGGCCGAGCGCCTCTGCGACCGGCTGGTGATCATGGACGGTGGCGAGGTCCTGGCCCGCGGTGCACCGCCCGACCTGATCCGGTCCGGGATCGGGCGGCACGTCATCGAGGCCGAACCCACAGACGCCGTCCGCACCTGCCTGGAGCGGCACGGCATCGAGTATGAGGAGGGGGGCGAGAGCATCCAGGTGCCGGCCGACGATCCGGCGCCGATCTCGCGGACCCTGCTCGACGAGTGCGGCGCCATCCGCCTCTCGACCCGTCCCGCCACCCTGGAGGACGTCTTTCTCCGCCTCACCGGCAGGAGGCTGCGGGAATGA
- a CDS encoding winged helix-turn-helix transcriptional regulator: MHSAPISGERMWGRVAFLVLALALVQAVSAAYVVSPGGAHPPSGPPAALHEVAVWELPLWVVLLEVCVLPLELLGAAKTCLALGWRRVAPRNVLDHPLRSEIYDAIRASPGIHLRGLSDVAAMPLSTLRYHLAVLEEHHKITTLDEDGYRRFYENSGTYTQVQQRVFKHLRNATTRQILVGILEHPGATRQEIADILGISGPAVTWHVNRLAEDRIISRERDGRAVRYRIREDAAIELVAGIGNDGAVVSFRA, from the coding sequence ATGCATTCAGCACCTATCTCTGGTGAGCGGATGTGGGGGCGGGTGGCGTTCCTGGTCCTTGCCCTCGCCCTGGTGCAGGCCGTCTCCGCCGCATATGTCGTCAGCCCGGGGGGGGCGCACCCGCCCTCCGGCCCCCCGGCAGCGCTGCACGAGGTCGCCGTCTGGGAGCTCCCGCTCTGGGTGGTGCTGCTGGAGGTCTGCGTCCTCCCGCTTGAACTCCTGGGGGCGGCGAAGACCTGCCTCGCCCTGGGCTGGCGGCGGGTGGCGCCCCGGAACGTGCTGGACCACCCGCTCAGGTCGGAGATCTACGACGCCATCCGGGCATCGCCCGGCATCCACCTCCGGGGGCTCTCCGATGTTGCGGCGATGCCGCTGAGCACGCTCCGCTATCATCTAGCGGTCCTGGAGGAGCACCACAAGATCACCACCCTCGACGAGGACGGATATCGGCGGTTCTACGAGAACAGCGGAACCTATACACAGGTCCAGCAGCGGGTGTTCAAACACCTCAGGAACGCCACCACGCGGCAGATCCTGGTTGGGATCCTGGAGCATCCCGGAGCGACCCGGCAGGAGATCGCTGATATCCTGGGGATCTCGGGACCGGCCGTCACCTGGCATGTCAACAGGCTTGCGGAGGACCGGATCATCAGCAGGGAGCGGGACGGTCGCGCCGTCCGCTACCGGATACGCGAGGACGCCGCCATTGAACTCGTTGCCGGTATCGGGAACGATGGCGCTGTTGTCTCCTTCCGTGCCTGA
- a CDS encoding cupin domain-containing protein, translating into MLIRDIRDGPHARVGDRSVLCELLHPAHEEGCANRYSLSHAVVPAGEKTLPHLLKTASETYYVLAGEGRMHIGEENAPLREGQAVYIPPGAVQWIENTGEGDLLFLAIVDPMWSESDEEIC; encoded by the coding sequence ATGCTGATCCGGGACATCAGGGACGGGCCCCATGCCCGCGTCGGGGACCGCTCGGTCCTCTGCGAACTCCTACACCCGGCGCACGAAGAGGGATGTGCCAACCGCTACAGCCTCTCCCATGCCGTTGTCCCGGCGGGGGAGAAGACCCTGCCGCATCTGCTGAAGACGGCGTCAGAAACCTATTATGTCCTCGCGGGCGAGGGGCGGATGCATATCGGGGAGGAGAACGCCCCCCTCCGGGAGGGGCAGGCGGTATATATCCCGCCCGGGGCGGTGCAGTGGATCGAGAACACCGGGGAGGGCGACCTCCTCTTCCTGGCCATTGTGGACCCGATGTGGAGCGAGTCAGACGAGGAGATCTGCTGA
- a CDS encoding ABC transporter permease — MIGRNLSRRAWTVWRRNLDVFLKTWRVNLIPPAFEPVLYLLALGFGVGSYITDIDGVPYVRFIAPALVAISVMNASFFECTYGSYVRMYYQKTFDAIIATPVSIEEVIAGEILWGATRSLISASLMLPVLVLFGVVALPSSLLLIPFAFAAGLLFASIGMCFTSIIPNIESINYPAFLFVTPMFLFSGTFFPLDLLPGPLQALALAALPLAHVVNVCRALTLMSGWGLFALGLAWIAVVTPPLFLIALRMMRRRLVV, encoded by the coding sequence ATGATCGGCCGGAACCTGAGCCGACGGGCCTGGACCGTCTGGCGCCGCAACCTCGACGTCTTCCTCAAGACCTGGCGGGTGAACCTGATCCCCCCGGCCTTCGAGCCCGTGCTCTATCTCCTCGCCCTCGGCTTCGGGGTCGGGTCGTATATCACCGATATCGACGGCGTCCCCTACGTCCGCTTTATCGCCCCGGCGCTCGTGGCGATCTCGGTGATGAACGCCTCCTTCTTCGAGTGCACCTACGGCAGTTATGTGCGGATGTACTACCAGAAGACCTTCGACGCCATCATCGCAACGCCCGTCTCGATCGAGGAGGTGATCGCCGGCGAGATCCTCTGGGGGGCGACCCGGAGCCTCATCTCCGCATCGCTGATGCTCCCGGTCCTCGTCCTCTTCGGCGTCGTCGCCCTCCCCTCCTCACTCCTCCTCATCCCCTTCGCCTTTGCAGCAGGCCTGCTCTTCGCCTCCATCGGGATGTGCTTCACCTCAATCATCCCGAACATCGAGTCGATCAACTATCCTGCCTTCCTCTTCGTCACCCCGATGTTCCTCTTCTCCGGCACCTTCTTCCCCCTCGACCTCCTGCCCGGTCCCCTGCAGGCCCTCGCCTTGGCGGCGTTGCCCCTGGCACATGTGGTCAACGTCTGCCGCGCCCTCACCCTCATGAGCGGGTGGGGCCTCTTCGCCCTCGGTCTGGCCTGGATCGCCGTCGTCACCCCGCCGCTCTTCTTGATTGCCCTGCGGATGATGCGCCGGCGACTGGTGGTCTGA
- a CDS encoding PAS domain S-box protein, which yields MDSGRLLNPIKPQISVLYVDDEPSLLEIGKLFLERKGNIAVTPAPSAEDALSILDTGTFDGVVSDYQMPGMDGIDLLREVRKLYGPLPFIIFTGKGREEVVIEALNSGADYYLQKGGAPKPQFAELENIIRHAVEKSQMARALEESEERYRTVVEDQSEMICWFDPDGVILFANEAFCRHFGVPGEEMVGRRFAPEIPLNERERLHAHFESLTPDHPVAHIDHRVIMPSGEVRWHGWTDRASFDAAGNLVRIQSVGRDISDHKRAEIEAVASRQRLKDVLDFLPDPTFAIDAEGKATLWNGEMERLTGVPAEAVIGQSECDAFIHPHGPVRPVLAEIVIGLAPKDATGRFTFTRWKGDSLLGEIEVTASDGSERVLWGLATPLWGHDGTIVGAIESLHDVTDLRASERTLHEANGLLEWMFDALPDIIGIMRPDRRIIRYNRAGYEALGVTHEEASGNPCYSLIGRSRPCEICATEMALKSGKPETIEKYVPELDMHLRCTSVPIFAPDGEVSLVVEQLSPIPERGVERHSEVGAPVVSPSRR from the coding sequence ATGGATTCGGGAAGGCTTCTTAATCCCATTAAACCTCAAATTTCTGTTTTATATGTAGATGATGAGCCATCACTCCTTGAAATAGGGAAATTATTCCTTGAACGGAAAGGAAATATCGCCGTTACCCCTGCCCCCTCCGCGGAGGATGCGCTCTCTATCCTGGACACCGGCACCTTCGACGGTGTGGTCTCCGACTACCAGATGCCGGGCATGGACGGCATCGACCTGCTCAGGGAGGTGAGGAAACTCTATGGGCCCCTTCCCTTCATCATCTTCACCGGAAAAGGGCGGGAGGAGGTGGTGATCGAGGCGCTGAACTCCGGGGCGGACTACTATCTCCAGAAGGGCGGGGCGCCGAAACCGCAGTTTGCCGAACTGGAGAATATCATCAGGCACGCCGTTGAAAAAAGCCAGATGGCGCGTGCTCTTGAGGAGAGCGAGGAGCGCTACCGGACCGTCGTCGAGGACCAGAGCGAGATGATCTGCTGGTTCGATCCCGATGGGGTGATCCTGTTTGCCAACGAGGCCTTCTGCAGACATTTCGGGGTGCCGGGGGAGGAGATGGTGGGGCGCCGGTTCGCCCCGGAGATCCCCCTCAATGAACGGGAGCGTCTCCATGCCCATTTTGAGTCCCTCACCCCGGATCATCCGGTCGCCCATATCGATCACCGGGTGATCATGCCCTCAGGCGAGGTGCGCTGGCATGGCTGGACCGATCGCGCCTCCTTTGACGCTGCGGGCAACCTGGTCCGGATCCAGTCGGTGGGCAGGGACATCTCCGATCACAAGCGTGCCGAGATTGAGGCTGTCGCATCCAGGCAGCGCCTGAAGGACGTGCTCGATTTCCTCCCGGATCCCACGTTCGCCATCGATGCCGAAGGAAAGGCGACGCTCTGGAACGGGGAGATGGAGAGACTGACCGGCGTTCCGGCCGAAGCGGTGATCGGGCAGTCCGAATGCGACGCCTTCATCCATCCGCATGGTCCGGTCCGCCCGGTGCTGGCAGAGATCGTTATCGGTCTGGCGCCGAAGGATGCAACGGGCCGCTTCACCTTCACACGGTGGAAGGGGGACAGTCTCCTGGGGGAGATCGAGGTCACCGCCAGTGACGGGAGCGAACGCGTGTTATGGGGACTGGCGACCCCCCTCTGGGGTCATGACGGCACGATCGTTGGTGCCATCGAATCACTCCACGACGTCACCGATCTCCGCGCCAGCGAACGCACCCTGCACGAGGCAAACGGTCTCCTGGAATGGATGTTCGATGCCCTGCCCGATATCATCGGGATCATGCGCCCGGACCGGCGGATCATCCGCTACAACCGAGCGGGCTATGAGGCCCTCGGGGTGACGCACGAAGAAGCGTCCGGAAATCCCTGCTACTCCCTCATCGGCAGGTCCCGACCGTGTGAGATCTGCGCCACAGAGATGGCCCTGAAAAGCGGGAAACCCGAGACGATCGAGAAGTATGTGCCTGAACTGGATATGCACCTGAGGTGCACGAGTGTCCCCATCTTCGCTCCAGACGGTGAGGTTTCTCTGGTCGTCGAGCAGCTCTCCCCGATCCCGGAGCGGGGGGTGGAACGGCACAGTGAGGTCGGGGCGCCTGTCGTTTCCCCCTCTCGTAGATAA
- a CDS encoding NEW3 domain-containing protein — protein sequence MTRVFALLAALLVLTAALPLPAAAGSISSGSVSVHCDFPGQVVEAGETATFSLTATNNGAPADGSADQIRMWTENYAGSRNWEMRFVDGETEVNRVSIPAGGSKVVTLEVETAADTPVGEYPLKAHIGDGTIWLHVTISKTHTGELGTLNLLVTDKDGERVKGATVEVYSGSESEPFDRVMTTADGRISTGLPQDVYLLLITKPGYRSAEKRDVKVKCGITTDAGTVMLEKSSYAAEVTVKSSLITTPAGRNPTFEMTLQNVGKADDTYRLSTGDLPAGWYARYKENAGDTSDISEIFVPAGGERSLYLEAIPPYGTEVGDYSFTAAIESSSDVYTEDLTAKISGSYEMRISAERYRYEADMGESVTFDLQIRNIGNAGALTGIRFEVNAPQGWKATVTPANITSLQPGESERVSVTVVPPSSIVASEYKITVNTISDQGELSDDFRIVVREQSFAAIAGLLLLGAIAGGVWYYFRKYQRR from the coding sequence ATGACCAGGGTGTTCGCCCTCCTCGCCGCCCTGCTGGTGCTCACCGCCGCCCTGCCCCTGCCGGCGGCGGCCGGGAGCATATCGTCAGGGAGCGTCTCGGTCCACTGCGATTTTCCCGGTCAGGTGGTGGAGGCCGGGGAGACGGCGACCTTCAGCCTCACCGCCACGAACAACGGCGCCCCCGCGGACGGGAGCGCCGACCAGATCCGGATGTGGACCGAGAACTATGCCGGGAGCAGGAACTGGGAGATGCGGTTTGTCGACGGCGAGACCGAGGTGAACCGGGTCTCCATCCCGGCCGGCGGATCAAAGGTCGTCACCCTCGAGGTGGAGACGGCGGCCGACACCCCGGTCGGCGAGTATCCGCTGAAGGCGCATATCGGCGACGGCACGATCTGGCTCCATGTCACCATCTCGAAGACACATACCGGCGAACTCGGCACCCTGAACCTGCTGGTGACCGACAAGGACGGGGAGCGGGTGAAGGGAGCGACGGTCGAGGTCTATAGCGGGAGCGAGAGCGAGCCCTTCGACCGGGTGATGACGACGGCCGACGGGAGGATCAGCACCGGCCTCCCGCAGGACGTCTATCTCCTCCTGATCACCAAACCCGGCTACCGCTCAGCCGAGAAGAGGGACGTGAAGGTGAAGTGCGGGATCACCACCGACGCCGGGACGGTGATGCTCGAGAAGTCCTCCTATGCGGCCGAGGTGACGGTGAAGTCCTCCCTGATCACCACACCGGCGGGCAGGAACCCGACCTTCGAGATGACCCTCCAGAACGTCGGGAAGGCCGACGACACCTACCGGCTCTCGACCGGCGACCTCCCTGCGGGCTGGTACGCCCGTTACAAGGAAAATGCCGGGGACACCAGCGACATCTCGGAGATCTTCGTACCGGCCGGCGGGGAGCGGAGCCTCTATCTCGAAGCGATCCCGCCCTACGGCACGGAAGTCGGCGACTACTCGTTTACGGCCGCGATCGAGTCCTCCTCCGACGTCTATACCGAGGACCTGACGGCGAAGATCAGCGGGAGTTATGAGATGCGGATCTCGGCTGAACGCTACCGCTACGAGGCGGATATGGGCGAGAGCGTCACCTTCGATCTTCAGATCAGGAACATCGGCAATGCCGGCGCCCTGACCGGGATCCGGTTCGAGGTAAACGCACCGCAGGGCTGGAAGGCGACGGTGACGCCGGCGAACATCACGAGTCTCCAGCCCGGCGAGTCGGAGCGGGTGAGCGTGACGGTGGTGCCGCCGTCGAGCATCGTCGCCTCCGAGTACAAGATCACCGTGAACACCATATCCGACCAGGGCGAACTGAGCGACGACTTCCGGATCGTCGTCAGAGAACAGTCATTTGCTGCGATCGCCGGACTCCTGCTGCTCGGTGCGATCGCCGGGGGCGTCTGGTACTATTTCAGGAAGTACCAGCGCCGCTAA
- the larC gene encoding nickel pincer cofactor biosynthesis protein LarC, whose translation MRALLIDPRGGGISGDMLAAALADLTGSAAPLEHLGAAIAALPGCEEFSVGLEEVDGGVRARRLAIRLREKPAGSDGDLAAALADVAASVGLSTWGRERAGRVLADLLAAERRLHPSGFSRHAVASADTIFDILAPLLLMEESGLSRCPVLATPPALGGGEIRTGGGTVGGPAPAALEICAAHHIPVAESPLTMELTTPTGAALLANLAVVADRFPAMTPVRTGYGAGTRPNGNGVSILRVVEGEVSDLVEERIVMLETNLDDISGEVVAHALGRLLEEGATDAFITPAIGKKNRPVQVLTVNTDREHFSRLLGVLMEETGTLGVRVREEPRLVADRRREALEIPIGGRTFLVRVKTSRACGRVIAVKPEYEDMRQIARELGISLREVAWEVERHLPGPGA comes from the coding sequence ATGAGGGCACTGCTCATCGATCCGAGGGGCGGCGGGATTTCGGGCGACATGCTCGCCGCCGCCCTTGCCGACCTGACAGGATCGGCAGCGCCCCTCGAACACCTGGGTGCGGCGATCGCCGCCCTGCCCGGGTGTGAGGAGTTTTCCGTCGGGCTCGAGGAGGTTGACGGCGGGGTCAGGGCCAGGCGCCTGGCGATCCGACTGCGGGAAAAGCCCGCCGGATCGGATGGTGACCTTGCCGCCGCCCTGGCTGATGTGGCCGCTTCGGTCGGGCTGTCCACCTGGGGGCGGGAACGGGCGGGGCGGGTGCTCGCCGACCTGCTCGCCGCCGAACGGCGCCTCCACCCCTCGGGGTTTTCACGGCATGCGGTGGCCTCGGCCGATACGATCTTCGATATCCTCGCCCCTCTCCTGCTGATGGAGGAGTCCGGGCTCTCTCGGTGCCCGGTGCTCGCCACCCCCCCGGCACTCGGGGGAGGGGAGATCCGGACCGGCGGCGGCACCGTCGGCGGACCGGCGCCTGCCGCCCTCGAGATCTGTGCGGCCCACCACATCCCGGTGGCCGAAAGTCCGCTCACCATGGAGTTGACCACCCCGACCGGCGCCGCCCTCCTCGCCAATCTAGCCGTTGTTGCCGACCGGTTCCCGGCGATGACCCCGGTCCGCACCGGCTACGGGGCCGGGACGCGCCCGAACGGCAATGGCGTCAGCATCCTGCGGGTAGTGGAGGGGGAGGTGAGCGACCTCGTGGAGGAGCGGATCGTCATGCTGGAGACGAACCTGGACGACATCAGCGGCGAGGTGGTCGCCCACGCCCTCGGGCGTCTCCTCGAGGAGGGGGCGACCGACGCCTTCATCACGCCGGCCATCGGGAAGAAGAACCGCCCTGTGCAGGTGCTCACAGTGAACACCGACCGCGAACACTTTTCCCGCCTCCTCGGTGTGCTGATGGAGGAGACCGGCACTCTGGGTGTGCGGGTCCGTGAGGAGCCCCGCCTGGTCGCCGACCGACGGCGTGAGGCGCTGGAAATCCCCATCGGCGGGCGGACCTTTCTGGTGCGGGTGAAGACCTCTCGGGCCTGCGGACGGGTGATCGCCGTCAAGCCCGAGTACGAGGATATGCGTCAGATTGCCCGAGAACTCGGGATCAGCCTCCGTGAAGTAGCTTGGGAGGTGGAACGGCACCTCCCGGGACCGGGCGCCTGA
- a CDS encoding ABC transporter permease: MRSAGLRVIAGKEFNDHLRSRKFHLIFGIFLVIAAVGLISGAVEYQKQIDDYNSMQQAAQDDGFMEKSYYSWKPTILSAFTEMSMLMTTIGVILGIAMGFDLITKEKESRSLKILLSHPIYRDEVINGKALGGVAAIALAMGIMLVLSLAVILLFGIVPDFEEIVRMLLFGVLSFLLVFSFFAIALFMSTVAKDSGSAIIYTLIVMIVLSSLLPVFTYGSVYTAVFGQPPEPPESDMMYFSGQGTTVVSRAVEIVDGEGMPEPVVDEAWQEYEEKSRAYWERRQAVGEAVSLLSPTNNYQRLAYAVTNPGMARMMLSSSSYSVVEMEDEIPQEGFSALFSLLGEMATNIAALIITPALFFGLAWVRFMREDVR, encoded by the coding sequence ATGAGGTCGGCAGGGCTGCGGGTGATCGCCGGCAAGGAGTTCAACGACCACCTGCGGAGCAGGAAGTTTCACCTGATCTTCGGGATCTTCCTGGTCATCGCCGCCGTCGGGCTCATCAGCGGGGCGGTCGAGTACCAGAAACAGATCGACGACTACAACAGCATGCAACAGGCGGCCCAGGATGACGGATTCATGGAAAAATCGTATTACTCCTGGAAACCGACGATCCTCTCCGCCTTCACCGAGATGTCCATGCTGATGACGACGATCGGCGTGATCCTCGGGATTGCGATGGGTTTTGACCTCATCACCAAGGAGAAGGAGAGCCGATCCCTGAAGATCCTGCTCTCGCACCCGATCTACCGTGACGAGGTGATCAACGGCAAGGCCCTTGGGGGCGTTGCGGCGATCGCCCTGGCGATGGGGATCATGCTCGTGCTCTCTCTTGCCGTGATACTCCTCTTCGGGATCGTCCCGGACTTCGAGGAGATCGTGCGGATGCTCCTCTTCGGGGTGCTCTCGTTCCTGCTCGTCTTCTCGTTCTTCGCAATCGCCCTGTTCATGTCGACGGTGGCAAAGGACAGCGGGAGCGCCATCATCTACACCCTGATCGTCATGATCGTGCTCTCCTCCCTCCTCCCGGTCTTCACCTACGGCTCAGTCTACACCGCCGTCTTCGGCCAGCCCCCCGAACCGCCGGAGTCCGATATGATGTATTTCAGTGGCCAGGGCACCACCGTTGTGTCGAGGGCGGTCGAGATCGTGGACGGTGAGGGCATGCCCGAACCGGTGGTCGACGAGGCCTGGCAGGAGTACGAGGAGAAGTCCCGCGCCTACTGGGAACGACGGCAGGCGGTCGGGGAAGCCGTCTCCCTGCTCTCGCCGACGAACAACTACCAGCGGCTGGCCTATGCCGTGACCAACCCGGGCATGGCGCGGATGATGTTGAGCAGTTCCAGTTACTCGGTCGTGGAAATGGAAGACGAGATACCGCAGGAGGGTTTCTCCGCGCTCTTCTCCCTCCTCGGTGAGATGGCGACGAACATCGCCGCCCTGATCATCACCCCCGCCCTCTTCTTCGGGCTTGCCTGGGTGCGGTTCATGCGGGAGGACGTGCGATGA